From a region of the Bdellovibrio bacteriovorus genome:
- a CDS encoding NfeD family protein yields the protein MIKVIATLFVTLFLAAQVEAACTLAVTINEAITASTSDYLARAEKRAKEQKCDSLFVRMNTPGGSLQSTRLIVEQILASDIPYLCLITPSGGGAGSAGAIILQACHVNGGLTATNIGAATPILGTGEATPEDLRKKIINDTVSWLEGVTQLRGRNLEFAKEIVTEAKSLSSEAAHKAKALDILAQNESEFLKQSEARTVLINEKKELSVKVGELQEFAPDLRYKVLGFIADPEFAYLLFMGSLGLLYVEITNPGMIAPGVIGGIGLVLSLVAFHKLDVAWGGLALILLGIAFLVLEIFVTSFGLLGIGGLVAVFVGSLFLFDAQSTGYTLPLSLIISVVAVLGVFFLGIGYLALKTIRHKSKDADADLANHTGVVMTVEAHGHRGQIQIMGETWIFVSEDSLQVNDRVQVTGRQGLTLNVKKVL from the coding sequence ATGATCAAAGTCATCGCCACTCTTTTCGTAACTCTGTTTCTGGCAGCTCAGGTTGAAGCGGCCTGCACTTTAGCGGTTACTATCAACGAAGCAATCACAGCCTCCACTTCAGACTATTTGGCTCGCGCAGAAAAAAGAGCGAAAGAACAAAAGTGTGATTCGTTATTTGTCCGTATGAATACTCCAGGCGGAAGTTTGCAAAGCACGCGTTTGATCGTCGAACAAATTCTGGCTTCAGACATTCCTTATCTTTGTTTGATCACTCCTAGCGGAGGCGGCGCAGGCAGTGCCGGGGCCATTATTCTTCAAGCCTGCCACGTCAATGGCGGCTTAACTGCAACGAATATTGGAGCCGCGACGCCTATTCTGGGAACAGGTGAAGCCACTCCTGAAGACTTACGCAAAAAAATCATCAACGACACCGTTAGCTGGCTTGAAGGAGTTACACAGCTACGCGGTCGCAACTTGGAATTTGCGAAAGAAATTGTCACTGAAGCAAAATCACTGAGCAGCGAAGCCGCTCACAAAGCGAAAGCTTTAGACATCTTGGCACAAAACGAGTCTGAATTTTTAAAACAATCGGAAGCGCGAACAGTTTTAATAAATGAAAAGAAAGAGCTTTCGGTCAAAGTGGGGGAGTTGCAAGAATTCGCCCCTGATCTCCGTTATAAAGTTTTAGGCTTTATCGCAGACCCCGAGTTTGCATATCTTCTTTTTATGGGAAGCTTAGGGCTTCTTTATGTCGAAATCACAAATCCAGGGATGATTGCGCCAGGAGTGATCGGTGGCATCGGACTAGTCCTTTCCCTGGTAGCTTTTCATAAGTTGGATGTTGCTTGGGGAGGATTGGCTTTGATCCTTCTAGGTATCGCTTTCCTTGTTTTAGAAATATTTGTGACTAGCTTCGGTCTTTTGGGAATCGGTGGTTTAGTCGCGGTGTTCGTTGGAAGTTTATTTTTATTCGATGCTCAATCGACGGGATATACGTTGCCATTGTCCCTGATTATTTCTGTTGTCGCTGTACTGGGCGTTTTCTTTTTAGGAATTGGCTATCTGGCGCTAAAGACGATTCGTCATAAAAGCAAAGACGCCGATGCTGATTTGGCCAATCACACGGGTGTAGTGATGACAGTCGAAGCTCACGGGCATCGTGGGCAGATTCAGATCATGGGTGAAACATGGATCTTCGTTTCGGAAGATTCGTTACAGGTGAACGACCGCGTGCAAGTCACCGGTCGCCAGGGTCTTACTTTAAATGTAAAAAAAGTTTTATAA
- a CDS encoding slipin family protein, giving the protein MEFLIAIVIIGGIILSSMVKILNDWERGVVLRLGKAVGVRGPGLILLIPFVERMIKIDTRTIAMDVQPQDVITKDNVSMQVNAVVYFKVISPLEAITKIEDYYFATSQLAQTTLRSVMGQYPLDDVLEHRDKINSALQGILDKHTEAWGIKVTMVEVKQIDLPKEMQRAMAREAEAERERRAKVISAEGEVQRAQKLQEASNTLAGSPSALQLAYLQTLTEIAGDKTNTVIFPLPLDIIKPLLDAQKQN; this is encoded by the coding sequence ATGGAATTTTTAATAGCCATAGTCATCATCGGTGGAATCATCCTAAGTTCCATGGTCAAAATTCTTAACGACTGGGAGCGCGGTGTTGTTCTTCGTTTAGGTAAAGCTGTCGGCGTGCGTGGCCCCGGCCTCATCCTGCTTATTCCTTTCGTTGAACGCATGATTAAGATCGACACACGTACAATCGCCATGGACGTGCAACCTCAAGACGTCATCACCAAAGACAACGTGAGCATGCAAGTAAATGCCGTTGTTTACTTCAAAGTGATTTCTCCGCTAGAGGCGATCACAAAAATTGAAGACTACTACTTCGCAACAAGCCAACTTGCGCAAACAACTTTGCGTTCGGTAATGGGACAATACCCTTTGGATGACGTGTTAGAGCACAGAGACAAGATCAACTCGGCTCTTCAAGGTATCTTGGATAAGCACACAGAAGCTTGGGGTATCAAGGTCACGATGGTGGAAGTAAAACAGATCGACCTTCCAAAAGAAATGCAAAGAGCGATGGCACGTGAGGCGGAAGCAGAACGTGAGCGTCGTGCGAAAGTTATTAGTGCCGAAGGTGAAGTTCAGCGTGCGCAGAAACTTCAAGAGGCTTCAAATACTTTGGCTGGATCTCCTTCCGCTTTGCAGTTAGCTTACCTGCAAACCTTGACGGAAATCGCAGGGGACAAGACGAACACGGTCATCTTTCCTTTGCCGCTGGATATCATTAAGCCACTTTTGGATGCCCAAAAGCAAAACTAG